One part of the Chromatiales bacterium genome encodes these proteins:
- the folP gene encoding dihydropteroate synthase: protein MIDQLDCAGRVLDLRRAAVMGVLNVTPDSFSDGGVHVGTTKAIDRAAQMLAEGAAIIDVGGESTRPGAAEVSVEAELERVVPVIESLHARLDVPISVDTSKPEVMRAAVAAGAGFINDVQALCRDGALAAASELAVPVCLMHMRGEPRTMQADPRYGDLIGEILGFLSGRIDAARVAGIPRERLVIDPGFGFGKTVAHNLELTARLDAFAGLGCPILYGASRKSTIGSVLDRPVGQRLAGGLALAVLAVERGVRIVRTHDVRATFDAIRMTEAVLHGAAPVPVP, encoded by the coding sequence ATGATCGATCAACTCGACTGCGCCGGGCGCGTGCTGGACCTGCGCCGGGCCGCGGTCATGGGTGTGTTGAACGTCACGCCGGATTCATTCTCCGACGGTGGGGTCCACGTCGGCACGACCAAGGCGATCGACCGCGCTGCGCAGATGCTTGCCGAGGGCGCGGCGATCATCGACGTGGGTGGCGAATCCACCCGCCCCGGCGCCGCCGAGGTGTCGGTCGAGGCAGAGCTCGAGCGCGTGGTTCCGGTCATCGAGTCGCTGCACGCGCGCCTCGATGTTCCCATCTCAGTCGACACCTCCAAGCCCGAAGTCATGCGCGCGGCGGTTGCCGCTGGCGCGGGCTTCATCAACGACGTGCAGGCCCTGTGTCGCGACGGTGCGCTCGCGGCCGCCAGTGAGTTGGCGGTGCCCGTGTGCCTGATGCACATGCGCGGAGAGCCGCGCACCATGCAGGCCGATCCGCGTTACGGCGATCTGATTGGCGAGATTCTTGGGTTTCTGTCCGGCCGCATCGACGCGGCGCGGGTTGCCGGCATCCCGCGCGAACGGTTGGTCATCGATCCAGGATTCGGATTTGGCAAGACCGTTGCGCACAACCTGGAACTGACCGCGCGGCTGGATGCCTTCGCGGGCCTGGGCTGCCCGATCCTGTACGGCGCTTCCCGCAAGTCCACGATCGGCAGCGTGCTGGATCGGCCCGTTGGCCAGCGCCTCGCCGGCGGTCTGGCATTGGCCGTCCTGGCGGTGGAGCGCGGCGTGCGGATCGTGCGAACGCATGACGTGCGAGCCACGTTCGACGCCATTAGAATGACCGAAGCCGTGCTCCACGGCGCTGCCCCGGTCCCGGTTCCGTGA
- the glmM gene encoding phosphoglucosamine mutase has product MSHERRFFGTDGIRGRVGEPPITPEFVMKLGWAAGRVLGRGAGSRVLIGKDTRISGYVFESALEAGLASAGVDVGLLGPMPTPAIAYLTRTFRADAGIVISASHNPFHDNGIKFFSPEGQKLPDEVELEIERALELPLEMVAAERVGKARRIDHAAGRYIEFCKSTVPISTSLEGLRIVLDCAHGATYHIAPHVFGELRARVTTMGVSPDGLNINADCGSTRPQALQRAVVEARADLGIALDGDGDRVVMVDDRGEVVDGDELLYIIARGRYAAGELHGVVGTVMSNFGLEEALNALDVPLSRAQVGDRYVLENLRANGWTLGGESSGHIICLDRTTTGDGIVAALQVLAEMRRTGKSLRELRTEMPRYPQVLVNVSAEDKKAVLNAESVQRALADAEAELNGHGRILLRPSGTEPLVRIMVEGRDAANVERIALELKGVITGVTGAA; this is encoded by the coding sequence GTGAGTCACGAGCGCCGTTTTTTTGGTACCGACGGAATTCGCGGCCGCGTCGGCGAACCGCCGATCACGCCGGAATTCGTGATGAAGCTTGGCTGGGCCGCCGGGCGCGTGCTGGGCCGCGGTGCCGGCTCGCGCGTGCTGATCGGCAAGGACACCCGAATCTCCGGCTATGTCTTCGAGTCGGCACTCGAAGCCGGGCTGGCGTCCGCCGGTGTCGACGTCGGCCTGCTTGGCCCCATGCCCACGCCGGCAATCGCCTATCTGACGAGGACGTTCCGCGCCGACGCGGGAATCGTGATTTCGGCCTCGCACAACCCGTTCCACGACAACGGCATCAAGTTCTTTTCCCCGGAAGGACAGAAGCTGCCGGATGAAGTCGAACTGGAGATCGAGCGGGCGCTGGAGCTGCCGCTGGAAATGGTCGCGGCCGAGCGCGTGGGCAAGGCGCGGCGCATCGATCACGCCGCTGGTCGCTATATCGAGTTCTGCAAGTCCACGGTGCCGATTTCCACCTCCCTGGAGGGGCTGCGCATCGTGCTCGACTGCGCGCACGGAGCGACCTATCACATCGCCCCGCACGTGTTCGGCGAACTGCGCGCGCGCGTAACGACCATGGGCGTCAGCCCGGACGGGCTGAACATCAACGCGGACTGCGGGTCCACACGCCCACAGGCCCTGCAGAGGGCGGTCGTCGAGGCGCGAGCCGATCTCGGTATCGCGCTCGACGGTGACGGCGACCGGGTGGTGATGGTCGATGATCGCGGCGAGGTCGTCGATGGCGACGAACTGCTCTACATCATCGCCCGTGGACGTTACGCGGCCGGCGAACTGCATGGCGTGGTCGGCACCGTCATGAGCAACTTCGGGCTCGAGGAGGCGCTGAATGCGCTCGACGTGCCGCTGTCGCGCGCCCAGGTCGGAGACCGCTACGTGCTCGAAAACCTGCGCGCCAACGGCTGGACGCTGGGGGGCGAGTCCTCTGGCCACATCATCTGCCTGGATCGCACGACCACGGGTGACGGCATTGTCGCGGCGCTGCAGGTGCTCGCCGAGATGCGTCGCACCGGCAAGTCACTGCGTGAGCTGCGCACCGAGATGCCGCGCTATCCGCAGGTGCTGGTCAACGTCAGCGCGGAGGACAAGAAGGCCGTGCTGAACGCCGAGTCCGTACAGCGGGCCCTGGCGGACGCGGAAGCCGAACTGAACGGCCACGGCCGGATCCTGCTGCGGCCGAGCGGTACCGAGCCGCTGGTCCGCATCATGGTCGAGGGGCGTGATGCCGCAAACGTCGAGCGCATTGCGCTTGAGCTGAAAGGCGTGATCACTGGAGTGACCGGCGCGGCCTAG
- a CDS encoding triose-phosphate isomerase, producing the protein MRQPLVAGNWKMNGSRASARELLGGVLEGLAATPVACEVAVFVPYVLLQQVSEQLAGSAVTWGAQNLSTEAKGAFTGEISAAMLKEFGSTSVIVGHSERRSLYGETDAVVAKKYQVARAAGLRPIFCIGETLDERESGITNEVVARQIDAVIELEGVAALADGVIAYEPVWAIGTGRTATPEQAQAVHAFIRGRIADRDATVAEGVQILYGGSMNAKNAAELLAQADIDGGLIGGASLIAADFLTICRAA; encoded by the coding sequence ATGCGGCAGCCGCTGGTGGCCGGCAACTGGAAAATGAACGGTTCGCGCGCCAGTGCGCGGGAGCTGTTGGGCGGCGTGCTTGAGGGCCTCGCCGCCACGCCGGTCGCATGTGAGGTTGCGGTGTTCGTGCCCTACGTGCTGCTCCAGCAGGTCTCCGAACAGCTCGCGGGCAGCGCCGTCACCTGGGGGGCGCAGAACCTTTCCACGGAAGCCAAGGGCGCGTTCACCGGCGAGATTTCGGCCGCGATGCTCAAGGAGTTTGGCAGCACGAGCGTCATCGTCGGTCATTCCGAGCGGCGCTCGCTGTATGGCGAGACCGACGCGGTGGTCGCTAAGAAGTACCAGGTTGCGCGTGCCGCGGGGCTGCGGCCGATTTTCTGCATTGGCGAGACACTCGACGAGCGCGAATCCGGCATCACCAACGAAGTCGTGGCACGCCAGATCGACGCGGTGATCGAGCTCGAAGGCGTGGCCGCGCTGGCCGACGGCGTGATTGCCTACGAGCCGGTCTGGGCGATCGGCACGGGTCGTACCGCCACACCCGAACAGGCGCAGGCCGTGCATGCGTTCATCCGTGGGCGCATCGCCGACCGCGATGCCACGGTGGCCGAGGGCGTGCAGATTCTCTACGGTGGCAGCATGAACGCCAAGAATGCCGCAGAGTTGCTTGCCCAGGCGGACATTGATGGGGGCCTGATCGGCGGTGCTTCGCTGATCGCGGCTGATTTTCTGACAATCTGTCGAGCTGCCTGA
- the secG gene encoding preprotein translocase subunit SecG, producing the protein MLLTVLLVVHVMLAVGLIALVLLQHGRGADMGAAFGSGASATVFGARGAASFLTRTTALLATGFFLTSMALAWLATRPAPRTDIMEGVGLPATEIAAPAAEATDAAPAVTVAPDAPPPASDQGAGISAPPPAAD; encoded by the coding sequence ATGTTGCTGACCGTACTGCTGGTGGTGCATGTGATGCTGGCCGTGGGCCTTATCGCGCTCGTGCTTTTGCAGCACGGTCGCGGCGCCGACATGGGTGCGGCGTTCGGCAGCGGTGCGTCGGCGACCGTGTTCGGCGCACGTGGCGCGGCCTCGTTCCTGACGCGGACCACGGCGCTCCTGGCCACCGGCTTTTTCCTGACCAGCATGGCGCTCGCCTGGCTCGCGACCCGGCCCGCGCCACGCACCGACATCATGGAAGGCGTGGGGTTGCCGGCCACCGAGATCGCGGCTCCAGCCGCGGAGGCGACCGATGCCGCGCCCGCCGTGACGGTTGCACCGGATGCGCCGCCGCCGGCCAGCGATCAGGGTGCGGGCATTTCCGCGCCGCCGCCGGCCGCCGACTGA
- a CDS encoding NADH-quinone oxidoreductase subunit A: MLENYLPVLIFLVISGGVALVLLAAGFALGQRKPDPAKLSPYECGFEAFEDTRMKFDVRYYLVAILFILFDLEIAFLFPWAVVLDQIGWVGFWAMMVFLGILVVGFIYEWKRGALEWE, translated from the coding sequence ATGCTAGAAAACTATCTTCCGGTGCTGATCTTCCTCGTCATTTCGGGTGGCGTTGCGCTTGTATTGCTCGCCGCCGGGTTTGCGCTCGGCCAGCGCAAGCCGGACCCGGCCAAGCTCTCCCCGTACGAATGCGGCTTCGAAGCCTTCGAAGACACGCGCATGAAATTCGACGTGCGCTACTACCTCGTCGCGATCCTGTTCATCCTGTTCGATCTGGAGATAGCGTTTCTCTTTCCGTGGGCCGTCGTTCTCGACCAGATCGGTTGGGTCGGCTTCTGGGCGATGATGGTGTTCCTGGGCATCCTCGTCGTCGGTTTCATATACGAGTGGAAACGTGGTGCTCTCGAGTGGGAATAA
- a CDS encoding NADH-quinone oxidoreductase subunit B → MLSSGNNAASVEGALREGFLTARLDDLVNWARTGSMWPMTFGLACCAVEMMHAAAARYDMDRFGMLFRPSPRQSDVMIVAGTLVNKMAPALRKVYDQMAEPRWVISMGSCANGGGYYHYSYSVVRGCDRVVPVDVYVPGCPPTAEALLYGILQLHNKIRRSGTRIAR, encoded by the coding sequence GTGCTCTCGAGTGGGAATAACGCGGCCTCGGTAGAGGGCGCGCTGCGCGAGGGCTTCCTGACGGCCAGGCTCGACGACCTGGTGAACTGGGCCCGGACCGGCTCGATGTGGCCGATGACCTTCGGCCTGGCCTGCTGTGCGGTCGAGATGATGCACGCGGCTGCGGCGCGCTATGACATGGACCGCTTCGGCATGCTGTTTCGCCCGAGTCCGCGTCAGTCCGACGTCATGATCGTCGCCGGCACGCTGGTCAACAAGATGGCCCCGGCCCTGCGCAAGGTCTACGACCAGATGGCCGAACCGCGCTGGGTGATCTCGATGGGCTCCTGCGCGAACGGTGGCGGCTACTACCACTACTCCTACTCGGTCGTGCGGGGCTGTGACCGGGTTGTGCCCGTGGATGTCTATGTGCCGGGTTGTCCGCCAACCGCCGAGGCATTGCTCTACGGCATCCTGCAGTTGCACAACAAAATCCGCCGCTCCGGCACCAGGATCGCGCGCTAG
- a CDS encoding NADH-quinone oxidoreductase subunit C, with amino-acid sequence MADPSTAVATERRVDRLHAVVAERFAGRAIEIVSAYGELNLEVGAADWRAVCTALRDDADLAFTQLTDLTGIDYLGYASGEWNTASASVTGFSRGVESSASVGAWPLDRRFCVAAQLLSVAHNWRMRVKVFLPDGLPRVDSLVPVWPAANWCEREAFDLFGILFDGHPDLRRILTDYGFIGHPFRKDFPLSGHVEVRYDPEKQRVVYEPVSIEPRVLVPRVIRDDHRYLVDRPLAEGDANG; translated from the coding sequence ATGGCTGATCCGTCCACGGCCGTCGCGACCGAACGCCGCGTCGATCGCCTGCACGCGGTCGTTGCCGAGCGGTTTGCGGGGCGTGCGATAGAGATCGTGAGCGCCTACGGGGAACTGAACCTCGAGGTGGGCGCGGCAGACTGGCGAGCCGTTTGCACCGCGCTTCGAGATGACGCGGATCTTGCTTTCACCCAGCTGACCGATCTGACTGGCATCGACTATCTCGGATATGCAAGCGGTGAGTGGAACACCGCGTCGGCCAGCGTCACCGGGTTTTCGCGTGGCGTCGAGTCATCGGCATCGGTGGGCGCCTGGCCGCTGGACCGGCGTTTCTGCGTCGCGGCGCAGCTCCTTTCTGTTGCGCACAACTGGCGCATGCGCGTGAAGGTGTTCCTGCCCGACGGCCTGCCGCGTGTTGATTCGCTGGTGCCGGTATGGCCGGCGGCGAACTGGTGCGAACGCGAGGCCTTCGATCTGTTCGGCATTCTGTTCGACGGCCATCCGGACCTGCGCCGCATCCTGACGGACTACGGTTTCATCGGGCATCCCTTCCGCAAGGACTTTCCGCTGTCCGGGCATGTGGAAGTTCGCTACGACCCGGAAAAACAGCGGGTCGTCTACGAGCCGGTTTCCATTGAACCGCGCGTGCTCGTGCCGCGCGTGATTCGCGATGACCATCGCTATCTAGTGGATCGCCCGCTCGCGGAAGGCGACGCGAATGGCTGA
- a CDS encoding NADH-quinone oxidoreductase subunit D — translation MAEIRNYTMNFGPQHPSAHGVLRLVLELDGEVIERADPHIGLLHRATEKLAESKPYNQSIGYMDRLDYVSMMCNEHAYVAAIERLLGIEPPLRAQYIRVMFDEITRILNHLMWIGTHALDIGAMTVFLYAFREREDLMDCYEAVSGARMHATYYRPGGVYRDLPSRMPNYEASRWHNEKDVQRMNAARAGSLLDFIEAFTDRFPACVDDYETLLTDNRIWKQRTVGIGEVTAERALALGFTGPMLRGSGIAWDLRKKQPYEVYDRLEFDIPVGKNGDCYDRYLVRMAEMRESSRIIRQCIEWLRANPGPVMLDDHKVSPPPRATMKSDMEALIHHFKLFTEGYCPPPGEVYAAVEAPKGEFGAYIVSDGANKPYRLKLRAPGFMHLSALDEMVRGHMLADVVAVIGTQDIVFGEVDR, via the coding sequence ATGGCTGAGATCCGCAACTACACCATGAACTTCGGGCCGCAGCACCCGTCGGCGCATGGTGTGCTGCGTCTGGTGCTGGAACTGGACGGCGAGGTCATCGAGCGCGCCGATCCGCACATCGGGCTCCTGCATCGCGCAACGGAAAAGCTCGCGGAATCGAAACCCTACAACCAGTCGATCGGCTACATGGACCGGCTCGACTACGTTTCGATGATGTGCAACGAGCATGCCTACGTCGCGGCAATCGAGCGCCTGCTTGGCATCGAGCCTCCGCTGCGCGCGCAGTACATCCGTGTCATGTTCGACGAGATCACGCGCATCCTGAACCACCTGATGTGGATCGGCACGCATGCGCTGGATATCGGCGCGATGACCGTGTTCCTGTATGCGTTTCGCGAGCGCGAGGACCTCATGGACTGCTATGAGGCGGTCAGCGGCGCGCGCATGCATGCGACCTACTATCGTCCCGGTGGCGTGTACCGCGATCTGCCCTCGCGCATGCCGAACTACGAAGCGTCGCGCTGGCACAACGAGAAGGATGTCCAGCGCATGAACGCCGCGCGTGCCGGATCGCTGCTGGATTTCATCGAGGCGTTCACCGATCGGTTCCCCGCTTGCGTGGACGACTACGAAACCCTGCTGACCGACAATCGCATCTGGAAGCAGCGCACGGTCGGTATCGGCGAGGTCACCGCGGAGCGCGCACTCGCGCTCGGCTTCACCGGCCCCATGCTGCGTGGCTCCGGCATTGCATGGGACCTGCGCAAGAAGCAGCCCTACGAGGTCTATGATCGGCTGGAGTTCGATATTCCGGTCGGAAAAAACGGCGACTGCTACGACCGCTACCTCGTGCGCATGGCCGAGATGCGTGAGTCCAGCCGCATCATCCGCCAGTGCATCGAGTGGCTGCGCGCGAACCCCGGCCCGGTGATGCTCGATGATCACAAGGTTTCGCCGCCGCCGCGCGCCACCATGAAAAGCGACATGGAAGCGCTGATTCACCACTTCAAGCTGTTCACCGAGGGCTATTGCCCGCCGCCCGGCGAGGTTTACGCGGCGGTCGAGGCCCCGAAGGGCGAGTTCGGCGCATACATCGTCTCGGACGGCGCGAACAAGCCGTATCGACTCAAGCTGCGTGCGCCCGGCTTCATGCATCTGTCCGCGCTCGACGAGATGGTCCGCGGCCACATGCTTGCGGACGTGGTTGCCGTGATCGGAACCCAGGACATCGTCTTTGGGGAGGTCGACCGATGA
- the nuoE gene encoding NADH-quinone oxidoreductase subunit NuoE: MSVMVAAPRDKSTLFDTKLRAAIDREVAKYPKERRQSAVMAALTLVQNANRGALTETLMNDVAAYLDMPPIAVYEVATFYSMYELKPVGRHKLCICTNISCWLRGSDMIVEHLRKRLGIGLGETTNDGRFTLKEVECLGACVGAPMLMLGDTYHENLTPERIDALLDELG; this comes from the coding sequence ATGAGCGTGATGGTCGCCGCGCCCCGGGACAAGTCCACGCTGTTCGACACGAAGCTGCGTGCAGCGATCGATCGAGAGGTCGCGAAGTATCCGAAGGAACGTCGCCAGTCAGCCGTCATGGCCGCACTCACGCTGGTGCAGAACGCGAACCGCGGTGCGCTGACCGAGACGCTGATGAATGACGTGGCTGCCTATCTGGATATGCCGCCGATCGCGGTCTACGAGGTCGCGACGTTCTACTCCATGTACGAACTCAAGCCCGTCGGTCGTCACAAACTCTGCATCTGCACGAACATCTCCTGCTGGCTGCGCGGTTCCGACATGATTGTCGAGCACCTGCGCAAGCGGCTCGGAATCGGGCTCGGCGAGACGACCAACGACGGCCGGTTCACCCTGAAGGAAGTCGAGTGCCTCGGCGCCTGCGTGGGCGCGCCCATGCTGATGCTCGGCGACACCTATCACGAAAACCTGACGCCGGAGCGCATCGACGCGCTGCTGGACGAGCTGGGCTGA
- the nuoF gene encoding NADH-quinone oxidoreductase subunit NuoF, producing MPEFKLCLDGIDLATADQDKPWTLERYRARGGYEMLKRVLSERWEAERIIAELKTSSLRGRGGAGFPTGLKWSFIRRDIPGQRYLVCNSDEGEPGTCKDREILRYNPHLLIEGMAIAGYTLGASAGYNYIRGEFMEPIRRFDAALDEARVAGLLGSNILGSGLDFDLYSHAGAGAYICGEETALIESLEGKKGQPRFKPPFPANFGLYGRPTVVNNTETYASVPAILRNGGQWFLDIGKPNNGGPKLFSVSGHVERPGNFEVPLGTAFKELLAMAGGVWKGRKLKAVIPGGSSAPVLPGEIMLGCNMDFDSLAKAGSMLGSGAVMVMDESTDMVRLLYRIAHFYFEESCGQCTPCREGTGWMARVVKRILDGRGRSEDLALLDDVSRRIEGRTICALGDAAAWPVQSFIRHYRHEFEYYIEHGRSLLAA from the coding sequence ATGCCGGAATTCAAACTCTGTCTCGACGGCATCGACCTCGCCACGGCGGACCAGGACAAACCGTGGACGCTGGAACGCTACCGCGCGCGTGGTGGTTACGAGATGCTCAAACGTGTGCTTTCCGAACGCTGGGAGGCCGAGCGGATCATCGCCGAACTGAAGACCTCATCGCTGCGTGGCCGCGGCGGGGCGGGCTTTCCGACCGGGCTCAAGTGGAGCTTCATCCGGCGCGACATTCCGGGCCAGCGCTATCTCGTCTGCAATTCCGATGAGGGCGAACCCGGCACCTGCAAGGACCGTGAGATCCTGCGCTACAACCCGCATCTGCTGATCGAGGGCATGGCCATCGCCGGCTACACGCTGGGCGCAAGTGCCGGCTACAACTACATCCGTGGCGAGTTCATGGAACCGATCCGTCGGTTCGACGCGGCGCTGGACGAGGCGCGGGTGGCGGGGCTGCTCGGCAGCAACATTCTCGGCAGTGGCTTGGACTTCGATCTGTATTCACACGCCGGTGCCGGTGCGTACATCTGCGGGGAGGAAACCGCGCTGATCGAATCGCTCGAGGGCAAGAAGGGACAACCGCGTTTCAAGCCGCCGTTTCCCGCGAACTTCGGCCTCTATGGCCGCCCGACGGTCGTCAACAACACCGAGACCTATGCCTCCGTGCCGGCGATCCTGCGCAATGGCGGGCAGTGGTTTCTGGACATCGGCAAACCGAACAACGGCGGGCCGAAGCTGTTCTCCGTGTCCGGGCATGTCGAACGCCCGGGCAACTTCGAGGTGCCGCTCGGCACGGCGTTCAAGGAACTGCTCGCGATGGCGGGCGGAGTCTGGAAGGGGCGCAAGCTCAAGGCCGTGATCCCCGGCGGGTCTTCCGCGCCGGTTCTGCCCGGCGAGATCATGCTCGGCTGCAACATGGATTTCGATTCGCTCGCAAAGGCCGGTTCCATGCTCGGCTCCGGCGCGGTCATGGTCATGGATGAGAGCACGGACATGGTGCGGCTGCTCTATCGCATCGCGCATTTCTACTTCGAGGAATCCTGCGGACAGTGCACACCGTGCCGCGAAGGCACGGGCTGGATGGCACGCGTTGTGAAACGCATCCTCGATGGCAGGGGCCGCAGCGAGGATCTGGCCCTGCTCGACGACGTCTCGCGGCGTATTGAAGGCCGCACAATCTGTGCGCTCGGCGACGCGGCGGCCTGGCCGGTGCAGAGCTTCATCCGTCACTACCGGCACGAGTTCGAGTACTACATCGAACATGGCCGCAGTCTGCTGGCAGCCTGA
- a CDS encoding NADH-quinone oxidoreductase subunit G, with protein MSDEKITIEVDGCTLEARPGQMLIEVTDAAGIDVPRFCYHKKLSIAANCRMCLVDVEKAPKPLPACATPVTAGMIVRTRSNRALEAQKGTMEFLLINHPLDCPICDQGGECELQDVAMGYGRDVSRFVERKRVVADPDLGPLIATDMTRCIHCTRCVRFGEEIAGIRELGATGRGEHTRIGTYVEKTVDSELSGNVIDLCPVGALTAKPFRFQARAWEMLARNAIAAHDGVGSNLQLHVRRQRVLRVAPRDNEAINETWISDRDRYSYEGLASPDRLLMPQLRVDGRWREAGWDEALGFAAERLDAVRKSAGGPAIGALAHPIATVESLFLLQKLARGLGSNNVDHRLRQADFSADAQAPVFPWLGQTMAELEQCDAALVVGANLRKEQPLLAHRLRKTKLRGGWFGVVNPARYAVSHELDAEWIVAPQHMTGALASIARAVADATGTRPAAGIAGIVERADVDDSTRSIARALIEAERATLLLGALATAHPEYATLASLADFIAHQTDARFGQLPPGGNAAGAWIAGCVPHRVEAGVAVDGPAGLAARSMLDAGLEAYVLLHVEPDRDLLDPRAAMSALAAADCVVALTAFDSPALRAVASVMLPVGVWVETPGTWVNCAGQWQGEAAAINPPGEARPAWKVLRVLGERLGVEGVAFDRSEDVRNALVSATADLVPEVGLRGSVASETPPAAPMWRVGEVPIYAVDAVVRRAEALQATRDAVTSTSVGLSPADATRLGLDDGAHVEVHQGNALTVLPVRIDAALPEGAVAIPSGVAGSEMLGAQVGPVTIKAIRE; from the coding sequence ATGAGCGACGAGAAGATCACGATCGAAGTCGACGGGTGCACACTCGAGGCGCGTCCCGGACAGATGCTCATCGAGGTCACCGATGCCGCCGGCATCGACGTGCCGCGCTTCTGCTATCACAAGAAGCTTTCCATCGCGGCAAACTGCCGCATGTGCCTGGTCGACGTCGAAAAGGCGCCGAAACCGCTGCCGGCCTGTGCAACGCCCGTGACCGCCGGAATGATTGTGCGCACGCGCTCGAACCGCGCGCTGGAAGCGCAGAAGGGCACGATGGAATTCCTGCTGATCAATCACCCGCTGGACTGCCCGATCTGCGACCAGGGCGGCGAATGCGAGCTGCAGGATGTCGCAATGGGCTATGGGCGCGATGTGTCGCGCTTCGTGGAGCGCAAGCGTGTCGTCGCCGATCCGGATCTCGGCCCGTTGATCGCCACCGACATGACGCGCTGCATCCATTGCACGCGCTGTGTGCGCTTTGGCGAGGAGATCGCCGGCATTCGCGAACTCGGTGCGACCGGCCGCGGCGAACACACGCGTATCGGCACCTATGTCGAAAAGACCGTCGATTCGGAACTGTCCGGCAACGTCATCGATCTTTGCCCGGTCGGCGCGCTGACCGCAAAGCCGTTCCGCTTCCAGGCGCGCGCCTGGGAGATGCTGGCACGCAATGCGATCGCCGCGCACGACGGCGTGGGTTCGAACCTGCAACTGCATGTGCGCCGCCAGCGTGTGCTGCGGGTCGCGCCGCGTGACAACGAGGCGATCAACGAGACCTGGATCTCCGACCGCGACCGCTATTCCTACGAGGGTCTCGCGAGCCCCGATCGGTTGCTGATGCCGCAGCTGCGCGTCGACGGACGCTGGCGCGAGGCGGGCTGGGACGAGGCGCTGGGTTTTGCCGCTGAACGGCTTGATGCGGTGCGCAAGTCGGCTGGCGGACCGGCGATCGGCGCGCTGGCGCACCCGATCGCAACGGTCGAATCCCTGTTCCTGTTGCAAAAGCTCGCGCGCGGGCTCGGATCGAACAATGTCGATCACCGCCTGCGCCAGGCCGATTTCAGCGCGGATGCACAGGCGCCGGTTTTCCCGTGGCTCGGCCAGACCATGGCGGAGCTCGAGCAGTGCGATGCGGCGCTGGTGGTCGGTGCAAACCTGCGCAAGGAACAGCCGCTGCTCGCGCATCGTCTGCGCAAGACCAAACTCCGCGGTGGCTGGTTCGGGGTCGTGAACCCGGCGCGCTATGCGGTATCGCATGAGCTGGATGCCGAGTGGATCGTCGCACCCCAGCACATGACGGGCGCGCTGGCATCCATTGCACGCGCCGTTGCGGACGCGACCGGAACGCGACCGGCGGCCGGGATCGCGGGCATCGTCGAGCGCGCGGACGTTGACGATTCGACGCGTTCCATTGCACGCGCGCTGATCGAGGCCGAACGCGCAACCCTGTTGCTTGGCGCGCTTGCTACCGCGCATCCCGAATATGCCACGCTCGCCTCGCTTGCGGATTTCATTGCGCATCAGACGGACGCGCGTTTCGGTCAGCTGCCACCGGGCGGCAATGCCGCTGGCGCGTGGATTGCCGGCTGCGTACCGCATCGCGTCGAGGCGGGGGTGGCCGTGGACGGTCCGGCCGGACTGGCGGCGCGGTCGATGCTGGACGCCGGACTCGAGGCCTACGTGCTGCTGCACGTCGAACCCGATCGCGACCTGCTCGACCCGCGCGCGGCGATGTCCGCGCTGGCCGCGGCCGACTGTGTGGTCGCGCTGACGGCATTCGATTCGCCCGCGCTGCGCGCCGTGGCGAGCGTCATGTTGCCCGTCGGTGTCTGGGTCGAGACGCCTGGTACTTGGGTCAACTGTGCCGGGCAGTGGCAGGGCGAGGCCGCGGCGATCAACCCGCCCGGCGAAGCACGTCCGGCCTGGAAGGTGCTGCGCGTACTCGGTGAGCGGCTCGGGGTCGAGGGCGTCGCGTTCGATCGCTCCGAGGACGTGCGTAATGCGCTGGTCAGCGCCACCGCGGACCTGGTTCCCGAGGTCGGACTGCGTGGCAGTGTGGCGAGCGAAACACCGCCTGCGGCGCCGATGTGGCGGGTCGGCGAAGTGCCGATCTACGCCGTTGATGCCGTCGTGCGTCGTGCGGAGGCCCTGCAGGCGACGCGCGATGCCGTGACTTCGACCAGCGTCGGGCTGTCGCCGGCCGATGCCACGCGCCTGGGGCTCGATGATGGCGCGCACGTGGAGGTGCATCAGGGCAATGCGCTGACGGTGCTGCCGGTGCGCATCGATGCGGCACTGCCGGAGGGCGCGGTGGCGATCCCGTCCGGTGTCGCGGGCAGCGAGATGCTCGGCGCACAGGTCGGACCGGTGACCATCAAGGCGATCCGTGAATGA